The following coding sequences lie in one Pseudomonas syringae CC1557 genomic window:
- a CDS encoding YceI family protein, producing MLKKSLAALALGTALLSAGQAMAADYVIDKEGQHAFVDFKISHLGYSFIHGTFKDWDGTFSFDAAKPEASKINVELKTASLFTNHAERDKHISSKDFLDVAKYPEAKFVSTAVKSTGEKTADVTGDLTLHGVTKPIVIKATFNGEGKDPWGGYRAGFNGTSTLNLNDFGIKGPGPTSQTLDLDISFEGVQKK from the coding sequence ATGTTGAAGAAGTCTCTCGCCGCTCTGGCTCTGGGTACCGCACTGTTGTCTGCCGGTCAGGCCATGGCTGCCGACTACGTAATCGACAAGGAAGGTCAACACGCATTCGTTGACTTCAAGATCAGCCACCTGGGCTACAGCTTCATTCACGGTACGTTCAAGGACTGGGACGGCACGTTCAGTTTTGACGCTGCCAAGCCAGAAGCCAGCAAGATCAATGTCGAGCTGAAAACCGCCAGCCTGTTCACTAACCATGCCGAGCGCGACAAGCACATCTCCAGCAAGGATTTCCTGGACGTTGCCAAGTACCCGGAAGCCAAGTTCGTTTCCACCGCTGTCAAATCGACCGGCGAGAAAACGGCTGACGTCACTGGCGACCTGACCCTGCACGGCGTCACCAAGCCAATCGTGATCAAGGCAACTTTCAACGGCGAAGGCAAGGATCCGTGGGGCGGCTACCGTGCCGGCTTCAACGGCACTTCGACGCTGAACCTGAACGACTTCGGTATCAAAGGCCCTGGCCCAACGTCGCAGACGCTGGACCTGGACATCAGCTTCGAAGGTGTACAGAAGAAGTAA
- a CDS encoding adenosylmethionine--8-amino-7-oxononanoate transaminase → MGLNDQWMQRDLKVLWHPCTQMKDHENLPLIPIKRGEGVWLEDFEGKRYLDAVSSWWVNVFGHANPRINQRIKDQVDQLEHVILAGFSHQPVIELSERLVKLTPEGLTRCFYADNGSSCIEVALKMSFHYWLNRGQPDKKRFVTLTNSYHGETMAAMSVGDVPLFTETYKALLLDTIKVPSPDCYHRPEGMSWEEHSRNMFAAMEQTLAEHHATVAAVIVEPLIQGAGGMRMYHPIYLKLLREACDRYGVHLIHDEIAVGFGRTGTMFACEQAGIRPDFLCLSKALTGGYLPLAACVTTDDVYDAFYDDYPTLRAFLHSHSYTGNPLACAAALATLDIFEQDNVIENNKALAQRMATATAHLADHPHVAEVRQTGMAIAIEMVQDKATKTAYPWQERRGMKVFQHALERGALLRPLGSVVYFLPPYVITPEQIDFLAEVATEGIDIATRSSISVAVRENFHPDFRDPG, encoded by the coding sequence ATGGGCCTCAATGACCAGTGGATGCAACGTGACCTCAAGGTCCTGTGGCACCCCTGCACGCAGATGAAAGACCACGAAAATCTGCCACTGATACCGATCAAACGCGGCGAAGGCGTATGGCTCGAAGACTTTGAAGGCAAGCGTTATCTGGACGCTGTCAGCTCCTGGTGGGTCAACGTTTTCGGGCATGCCAACCCGCGCATCAACCAGCGCATCAAGGATCAGGTCGACCAGCTGGAACACGTGATTCTTGCCGGCTTCAGCCATCAGCCGGTCATCGAGTTGTCCGAGCGACTGGTCAAGCTCACGCCCGAGGGCCTGACACGTTGTTTCTACGCCGATAACGGCTCATCGTGCATCGAAGTTGCTCTGAAAATGAGTTTTCATTACTGGCTCAATCGCGGCCAGCCGGACAAGAAACGCTTTGTAACCCTGACCAACAGTTACCACGGCGAAACCATGGCCGCGATGTCGGTCGGTGACGTGCCGCTGTTCACTGAGACTTACAAGGCGCTGCTGCTGGACACCATCAAGGTGCCAAGCCCCGACTGCTATCACCGCCCTGAGGGCATGAGCTGGGAAGAGCATTCGCGCAACATGTTCGCAGCCATGGAGCAAACCCTGGCCGAGCATCACGCCACTGTCGCAGCAGTGATCGTAGAGCCGCTGATTCAGGGCGCAGGCGGCATGCGCATGTATCACCCGATCTACCTCAAGCTGCTGCGCGAGGCCTGCGACCGCTACGGCGTACACCTCATCCACGATGAAATCGCCGTGGGCTTCGGCCGTACCGGGACCATGTTTGCCTGCGAACAAGCGGGGATTCGCCCGGATTTCCTGTGCCTGTCCAAGGCGCTTACTGGCGGTTACCTGCCGTTGGCTGCGTGCGTGACGACAGACGACGTGTACGACGCTTTCTACGACGACTACCCGACCCTGCGCGCCTTTCTGCACTCGCACAGTTACACCGGCAACCCGCTGGCCTGCGCTGCGGCGCTGGCGACGCTGGATATCTTCGAGCAGGACAACGTCATCGAAAACAACAAGGCGCTGGCACAACGTATGGCGACCGCTACTGCGCATCTGGCGGATCACCCGCACGTTGCCGAAGTGCGCCAGACCGGTATGGCCATCGCTATCGAAATGGTTCAGGACAAGGCTACCAAGACCGCTTACCCGTGGCAGGAGCGCCGTGGCATGAAAGTCTTCCAGCACGCACTGGAGCGCGGCGCGCTGCTGCGGCCGCTGGGCAGCGTTGTGTATTTCCTGCCGCCTTACGTGATTACACCGGAGCAGATCGACTTCCTCGCAGAAGTGGCCACCGAAGGTATTGATATCGCGACACGCAGCAGCATCAGTGTTGCCGTTCGCGAGAACTTTCATCCGGATTTCAGGGATCCGGGTTAA
- a CDS encoding DEAD/DEAH box helicase: MSFASLGLSEALVRAIEAAGYTQPTPVQQRAIPAVLQGRDLMVAAQTGTGKTGGFALPILERLFPNGVPDKSQRHGPRQPRVLVLTPTRELAAQVHESFKLYARDLKFVSACIFGGVGTNPQVQAMARGVDVLVACPGRLLDLAGQGSVDLSHVEILVLDEADRMLDMGFVHDVKKVLARLPAKRQNLLFSATFSNDITALAGKLLHNPERIEVTPPNTTVERIEQRVFRLPANHKRSLLAHLITVGAWEQVLIFTRTKHGANRLAEYLDKHGLAAVAIHGNKSQNARTKALADFKAGDVRIMVATDIAARGLDIDQLPHVVNFELPNVDEDYVHRIGRTGRAGRSGEAISLVAPDEEKLLKSIERMTKQKIPDGDLMGFDITAVEAEKPEVRERPDVRNPRGARPARGDGDKNNGGRRDKGKDKGKEKPAAAAATGERPARQPREKKPREGTPRSEQRASQPATPRPASDRAPDEFRDDEVDNFGNRADYVSPYQGKGQNRGRRPAAAPGAAAPAAGGAARPASQGRPAGGAPRTGSGTGAPKRNGSGTSAPRSRDSQPRGRRPAREEQPLPREGQEPAARAPRDGQPQPKIVHKESKIDRFPSAEQLDQLPARPRGEKPALLTRNRDS, from the coding sequence ATGTCCTTTGCTTCCCTCGGTCTCTCCGAGGCTTTAGTCCGCGCCATCGAGGCAGCGGGCTATACCCAGCCTACTCCAGTGCAACAGCGGGCCATTCCCGCCGTGTTGCAAGGTCGTGACCTTATGGTTGCGGCACAGACAGGTACTGGTAAAACCGGCGGCTTCGCCCTCCCTATTCTGGAGCGGCTGTTTCCCAATGGTGTTCCGGACAAATCCCAGCGTCACGGCCCGCGCCAACCGCGCGTACTGGTCCTGACCCCGACTCGCGAACTCGCTGCGCAGGTACACGAGAGCTTCAAGCTCTACGCCCGCGACCTGAAGTTCGTCAGCGCCTGCATCTTCGGTGGCGTTGGCACGAACCCGCAGGTTCAGGCCATGGCCCGTGGTGTGGACGTACTGGTGGCCTGCCCTGGCCGCCTGCTCGACCTCGCCGGTCAAGGCAGCGTCGACCTGTCCCACGTCGAAATCCTGGTGCTTGATGAAGCAGACCGGATGCTCGACATGGGCTTTGTGCATGACGTCAAGAAGGTCCTCGCCCGCTTGCCTGCCAAGCGCCAGAACCTGCTGTTCTCGGCAACCTTCTCCAACGACATCACCGCATTGGCTGGCAAGCTGCTGCATAACCCGGAGCGCATCGAAGTCACGCCGCCGAACACCACGGTCGAGCGTATCGAGCAACGGGTTTTCCGCCTTCCGGCCAACCACAAACGCTCACTGCTGGCGCATTTGATTACCGTCGGTGCCTGGGAACAGGTGCTGATCTTCACGCGCACCAAGCATGGCGCCAACCGTCTGGCCGAGTACCTGGACAAGCACGGTCTTGCGGCCGTTGCGATCCACGGCAACAAGAGCCAGAACGCACGTACCAAGGCATTGGCTGATTTCAAGGCCGGTGATGTTCGCATCATGGTTGCCACCGATATCGCGGCTCGCGGGCTGGATATCGATCAGTTGCCGCACGTGGTCAACTTCGAGCTGCCTAACGTTGACGAAGATTACGTCCACCGTATCGGTCGTACCGGCCGTGCAGGTCGTTCCGGCGAAGCCATTTCGCTGGTCGCGCCGGACGAAGAGAAGCTGCTCAAAAGCATCGAGCGCATGACCAAACAGAAGATCCCGGATGGCGATCTGATGGGCTTCGACATCACCGCAGTCGAGGCTGAGAAGCCGGAAGTGCGTGAGCGTCCGGATGTTCGCAACCCGCGTGGTGCACGCCCTGCTCGTGGCGATGGCGACAAGAACAACGGTGGTCGTCGCGACAAGGGCAAGGATAAAGGCAAGGAGAAACCTGCCGCTGCAGCCGCCACTGGCGAACGCCCTGCCAGGCAGCCACGCGAAAAAAAACCTCGTGAGGGCACGCCTCGCAGCGAACAGCGTGCATCGCAACCTGCCACACCGCGCCCGGCTTCGGATCGCGCCCCTGACGAATTTCGTGATGACGAAGTAGACAACTTCGGCAATCGCGCTGACTACGTCAGCCCTTATCAGGGTAAAGGCCAGAACCGTGGTCGTCGCCCCGCTGCCGCGCCTGGCGCAGCCGCACCGGCCGCTGGCGGCGCTGCCCGTCCAGCCAGTCAGGGTCGCCCTGCCGGTGGTGCTCCACGCACCGGTTCAGGGACTGGCGCTCCAAAGCGTAACGGCTCGGGCACTTCGGCACCGCGCTCGCGCGACAGCCAGCCACGTGGCCGTCGTCCGGCCCGTGAAGAGCAACCCTTGCCGCGTGAAGGCCAGGAGCCAGCCGCGCGCGCCCCGCGTGACGGCCAGCCTCAGCCGAAGATCGTGCACAAGGAATCAAAGATCGACCGCTTCCCGTCTGCCGAGCAACTGGATCAGTTGCCAGCACGCCCACGCGGTGAAAAGCCGGCCCTGCTGACCCGCAACCGCGACAGCTGA
- a CDS encoding acyl-CoA thioesterase, with product MNFHTRKWVKPEDLNPNGTLFGGSLLRWIDEEAAIYAIVQLGNQRVVTKYISEINFVSASRQGDIIELGITATEFGRTSITLKCQVRNKITRKSILTVEKIVFVNLDEDGQPAPHGRTEIRYIKDQFDVED from the coding sequence ATGAATTTCCACACCCGCAAGTGGGTAAAGCCCGAAGACCTGAACCCTAACGGCACGTTGTTCGGCGGTAGCCTGCTGCGCTGGATTGATGAAGAAGCCGCGATCTACGCCATCGTCCAGTTGGGTAATCAGCGGGTGGTGACCAAGTACATTTCCGAGATCAACTTCGTCAGCGCTTCGCGCCAGGGCGACATCATCGAACTGGGTATTACCGCCACCGAGTTCGGTCGTACCTCGATTACCCTGAAATGCCAGGTGCGCAACAAGATCACCCGCAAAAGCATCCTCACGGTCGAGAAGATCGTCTTCGTCAACCTCGACGAAGACGGCCAACCTGCGCCACACGGCCGGACTGAAATTCGCTATATCAAGGATCAGTTCGACGTCGAGGACTGA
- a CDS encoding flavin monoamine oxidase family protein, translating into MLSGWLRACALIVAGLVSVSTLADEKQRTAIVVGGGLAGLTAAYELQAKGWQVTLLEAKPALGGRSGLATSEWIGNTKAQPVLNRYLDTFKLTTVPAPEFVRTPGYLIDGVYFTQADLAVKQPATAEAMKRYNDTLDNLARSVDDPENPASNSTLFALDQINVANWLDRLNLPATARQLINQQIRTRYDEPSRLSLLYLAQQSRVYRSVDERDLRASRLPGGSAVLTQAFVKQLKTVKTNAPVSAVVQEKDKVTVKAGATSYTADYVVMAVPLRALSKIQMTPALDAQHMGAIKSINYGWRDQIMLKFKTPVWDSKARMSGEVFSNTGLGMLWIEPALKGGANVVINLSGDNARIMQAFGDKQMVDQVLIRLNAFYPEARGAFSGYEIRRYSVDPSTAGSYLAYGPGQISKYWRLWERPILRVAFAGEHTDTLYPGTLEGALRSGQRAASQVQDLAAGKSFEPVKVAPPKAPAPATQRSEGNFFSNLFGGGSSDKPAEPAKPQAEKPGFFSRLFGGSEAPAPVPAPVEKAPEPAPAPVPVVAPAPVVAPVVQPAKPPVKAEPVKKAQSKEDAKKAAAKKEAAKKAAAKKEAAKKAASKPAPAKTPAETAPADVNN; encoded by the coding sequence ATGCTTTCTGGGTGGCTGCGCGCGTGTGCGCTGATAGTTGCAGGGCTGGTTAGCGTTTCGACGCTCGCCGATGAAAAACAACGCACCGCGATTGTCGTTGGTGGTGGTCTGGCGGGTTTGACCGCTGCCTATGAACTGCAGGCCAAGGGCTGGCAGGTGACTCTGCTCGAAGCCAAGCCGGCTCTGGGTGGTCGCTCCGGTCTGGCAACCAGCGAATGGATCGGCAACACCAAGGCCCAGCCAGTGTTGAATCGCTACCTGGACACCTTCAAGCTGACTACCGTGCCCGCGCCGGAATTCGTGCGTACGCCCGGCTACCTGATCGACGGCGTGTACTTCACCCAGGCCGACCTGGCTGTCAAACAGCCTGCGACCGCCGAAGCGATGAAGCGTTACAACGACACGCTGGACAACCTGGCGCGCTCGGTGGATGACCCGGAAAACCCGGCGTCCAATAGCACGCTGTTCGCTCTGGACCAGATCAACGTCGCCAACTGGCTCGACCGCCTGAACCTGCCCGCCACGGCCCGTCAGTTGATCAACCAGCAGATTCGTACGCGCTACGACGAGCCTTCGCGCCTGTCGCTGCTGTATCTGGCACAGCAATCGCGGGTTTACCGTTCGGTGGATGAGCGCGATTTGCGCGCCTCACGCCTGCCCGGTGGCAGCGCGGTATTGACTCAGGCGTTCGTCAAACAACTGAAGACCGTCAAGACCAACGCGCCGGTGTCGGCAGTGGTTCAGGAAAAAGACAAGGTCACCGTCAAGGCTGGCGCGACCAGCTACACCGCCGATTACGTGGTAATGGCTGTGCCGTTGCGCGCACTGAGCAAGATTCAGATGACACCTGCGCTGGATGCTCAGCACATGGGTGCGATCAAGAGTATCAATTACGGCTGGCGCGACCAGATCATGCTCAAGTTCAAGACTCCGGTCTGGGACAGCAAGGCGCGTATGTCGGGTGAAGTGTTCAGTAACACCGGTCTGGGCATGCTCTGGATCGAGCCTGCACTCAAGGGCGGCGCCAATGTGGTGATCAACCTGTCTGGCGACAATGCCCGCATCATGCAGGCGTTCGGCGACAAGCAGATGGTCGATCAGGTGTTGATCCGTCTGAACGCGTTCTACCCTGAAGCGCGTGGCGCCTTCTCCGGCTATGAAATCCGTCGTTACAGCGTCGATCCATCGACCGCTGGCTCGTATCTGGCGTATGGCCCGGGCCAGATCAGCAAGTACTGGCGCTTGTGGGAAAGGCCGATTCTGCGTGTAGCCTTTGCCGGTGAGCATACCGACACCTTGTACCCCGGCACGTTGGAAGGTGCGTTGCGCAGCGGCCAGCGGGCTGCCAGCCAGGTACAGGATCTGGCGGCGGGCAAGTCGTTCGAACCGGTCAAGGTTGCGCCGCCGAAAGCGCCGGCACCGGCTACGCAGCGGTCAGAAGGCAACTTCTTCAGCAATCTGTTTGGGGGTGGTTCTTCTGACAAACCGGCTGAACCTGCCAAACCGCAGGCTGAAAAGCCGGGCTTCTTCTCGCGCCTGTTTGGCGGTTCAGAAGCACCAGCACCAGTTCCTGCTCCGGTAGAGAAAGCGCCGGAGCCTGCTCCAGCGCCAGTACCTGTTGTAGCTCCGGCGCCAGTGGTTGCCCCGGTGGTTCAGCCGGCCAAACCGCCGGTGAAAGCAGAGCCGGTGAAAAAAGCGCAGTCCAAGGAAGACGCAAAGAAAGCGGCAGCGAAAAAAGAAGCGGCTAAAAAAGCGGCAGCAAAAAAGGAAGCAGCGAAAAAAGCGGCGAGCAAACCTGCTCCCGCCAAAACGCCTGCTGAAACAGCACCCGCCGACGTCAACAACTGA
- a CDS encoding cytochrome b: MQLRNSSSRYGLVSMVLHWGVAAVVFGMFALGLWMVGLDYYDTWRKAGPDLHKSIGITLFAIMLIRVVWRLLSPPPPPLSSYSKLTRIGATFGHLFLYVALFAVMFAGYLISTADGVGIPIFGLFEVPALVSGLPDQAETAGWIHLYLAWVIVVFAVLHGLAALKHHFIDHDVTLKRMLGRN, translated from the coding sequence ATGCAGCTACGTAACTCATCCTCTCGCTACGGTCTGGTCAGCATGGTGCTGCACTGGGGCGTGGCCGCTGTTGTGTTTGGCATGTTCGCCTTGGGGCTGTGGATGGTAGGGCTGGATTACTACGATACCTGGCGCAAGGCCGGTCCTGATCTGCACAAGAGCATTGGCATTACCTTGTTCGCGATCATGCTGATCCGCGTGGTCTGGCGTTTGCTCAGCCCGCCACCGCCGCCGTTAAGCAGCTACAGTAAGTTGACGCGTATCGGCGCAACGTTCGGTCACCTGTTTTTGTACGTTGCGCTATTTGCCGTGATGTTTGCCGGCTATCTCATATCCACTGCCGATGGCGTGGGTATTCCGATATTTGGCCTGTTCGAGGTGCCTGCGCTGGTTTCAGGTTTGCCTGATCAGGCCGAAACGGCCGGCTGGATTCATTTGTATCTGGCGTGGGTCATCGTGGTTTTCGCGGTGCTCCATGGCCTCGCTGCACTGAAACACCATTTCATCGATCACGATGTGACCCTCAAGCGCATGCTGGGTCGTAATTGA
- the ahcY gene encoding adenosylhomocysteinase: MSAVITPAGFNDFKVADISLAAWGRRETIIAESEMPALMGLRRKYAAEQPLKGAKILGCIHMTIQTAVLIETLVALGAEVRWSSCNIFSTQDQAAAAIAAAGIAVYAWKGETEEEYEWCIEQTILKDGQPWDANMILDDGGDLTEIIHKKYPAMLDKIHGVTEETTTGVHRLLDMLAKGELKIPAINVNDSVTKSKNDNKYGCRHSLNDAIKRGTDHLLSGKQALVIGYGDVGKGSAQSLRQEGMIVKVTEVDPICAMQACMDGFELVSPFIDGENDGTEASIDKALLGKIDLIVTTTGNVNVCDSNMLKALKKRAVVCNIGHFDNEIDTAFMRKNWAWEEVKPQVHKIHRTGAGSFDAQNDDYLILLAEGRLVNLGNATGHPSRIMDGSFANQVLAQIFLFDQKYADLAPAKKAERLTVEVLPKKLDEEVALEMVRGFGGVVTKLTKTQADYIGVTVEGPFKPDAYRY; encoded by the coding sequence ATGAGTGCTGTAATCACGCCCGCAGGTTTTAATGACTTCAAGGTCGCCGACATTTCCCTGGCTGCCTGGGGTCGCCGCGAAACCATTATCGCCGAATCCGAAATGCCTGCCCTGATGGGCCTGCGCCGCAAATACGCCGCTGAGCAGCCGCTCAAAGGCGCGAAAATTCTCGGCTGCATCCACATGACCATTCAGACTGCCGTGCTGATCGAAACCCTGGTTGCCCTGGGTGCCGAAGTACGCTGGTCGTCGTGCAACATCTTTTCGACTCAGGACCAGGCCGCTGCTGCCATCGCCGCTGCCGGTATTGCTGTGTACGCCTGGAAAGGCGAAACCGAAGAAGAATACGAGTGGTGCATCGAGCAGACCATCCTCAAGGATGGCCAGCCTTGGGACGCCAACATGATCCTCGACGACGGCGGCGACCTGACCGAGATCATCCACAAGAAATACCCGGCGATGCTGGACAAGATCCACGGCGTCACCGAAGAAACCACCACGGGCGTTCACCGCCTGCTGGACATGCTGGCCAAGGGCGAGCTGAAAATCCCGGCCATCAACGTCAACGACTCGGTGACCAAGAGCAAGAACGACAACAAGTACGGCTGCCGTCACAGCCTGAACGACGCCATCAAGCGCGGCACCGACCACTTGCTGTCCGGCAAGCAGGCGCTGGTGATTGGCTACGGTGACGTGGGCAAGGGTTCGGCCCAGTCCCTGCGTCAGGAAGGCATGATCGTCAAAGTGACCGAAGTCGATCCGATCTGTGCCATGCAAGCGTGCATGGACGGTTTCGAACTGGTTTCCCCGTTCATCGACGGCGAAAACGACGGCACCGAAGCGAGCATCGACAAAGCGCTGCTGGGCAAGATCGACCTGATCGTGACCACCACCGGTAACGTCAACGTGTGCGATTCCAACATGCTCAAAGCACTGAAAAAGCGTGCGGTCGTGTGCAACATCGGCCACTTCGACAACGAAATCGACACCGCTTTCATGCGCAAGAACTGGGCATGGGAAGAAGTGAAGCCACAGGTTCACAAGATCCATCGTACCGGCGCCGGCTCGTTCGACGCACAGAACGACGACTACCTGATTCTGCTGGCCGAAGGCCGTCTGGTAAACCTGGGCAACGCCACGGGCCACCCAAGCCGCATCATGGATGGCTCGTTCGCCAACCAGGTTCTGGCACAGATCTTCCTCTTCGATCAGAAGTACGCTGACCTGGCACCGGCCAAAAAAGCCGAGCGTCTGACCGTTGAAGTACTGCCGAAGAAACTCGACGAAGAAGTGGCCCTGGAAATGGTCCGCGGTTTCGGCGGCGTCGTGACCAAACTGACCAAGACCCAGGCCGATTACATCGGCGTGACCGTCGAAGGTCCGTTCAAGCCTGACGCTTATCGCTACTGA
- the otnI gene encoding 2-oxo-tetronate isomerase produces the protein MPRFAANLSMLYPQHDFLERFAAAAADGFGAVEYLFPYAYTPQELKQRLTDNGLVQALFNAPPGDWDACERGIATLPGREAEFRSGVERALEYAQVLGNDRVHVMAGLLPDENLRERHQAVYLENLAFAAQQAKGAGVTILIEPINTRDMPGFFLNRQDQAQDICKLVGADNLKVQFDCYHCQIVEGDLTTKLRRDFAGIGHIQIAGVPDRHEPNLGELNYEHLFNVIDELGYSGWIGCEYRPKGDTSEGLEWLRQLQAKG, from the coding sequence ATGCCTCGTTTTGCCGCCAACCTCAGCATGCTGTATCCACAGCATGATTTTCTTGAGCGCTTTGCCGCAGCCGCCGCCGATGGTTTCGGCGCGGTCGAGTATCTGTTTCCCTATGCCTACACGCCGCAGGAACTCAAACAGCGCCTGACCGACAACGGTCTGGTGCAGGCGCTGTTCAACGCCCCGCCGGGTGACTGGGATGCCTGCGAGCGCGGCATCGCCACGCTGCCGGGCCGCGAAGCGGAATTTCGCAGCGGCGTTGAACGTGCGCTGGAATACGCGCAGGTGCTGGGCAACGACCGCGTTCATGTAATGGCCGGGCTGCTGCCTGACGAGAACCTGCGTGAGCGTCATCAGGCGGTCTATCTGGAAAATCTTGCGTTCGCGGCGCAACAGGCCAAGGGCGCAGGCGTCACGATCCTGATCGAGCCGATCAACACCCGAGACATGCCGGGCTTTTTCCTCAATCGCCAGGATCAAGCGCAGGACATCTGCAAGCTGGTGGGCGCTGACAACCTGAAAGTGCAGTTCGACTGCTACCACTGCCAGATCGTCGAAGGTGACCTGACCACCAAACTGCGTCGTGACTTTGCAGGCATCGGCCATATCCAGATCGCAGGCGTACCGGACCGTCACGAGCCGAACCTCGGTGAACTGAACTACGAGCATCTGTTCAACGTCATCGACGAGCTGGGTTATAGCGGCTGGATCGGCTGCGAATACCGTCCGAAAGGCGACACCAGCGAAGGTTTGGAATGGCTACGCCAGTTACAGGCAAAGGGCTGA
- the metF gene encoding methylenetetrahydrofolate reductase [NAD(P)H] has product MSQERRFSFEFFPTKTDAGHEKLLTVARQLATYNPDFFSCTYGAGGSTRDRTLNTVLELENEVKVPAAPHLSCVGDSKDDLRSLLAQYKDAGIKRIVALRGDLPSGMGMASGELRHANDLVKFIREETGSHFHIEVAAYPEMHPQARNFEDDLKHFVNKANAGADSAITQYFFNADSYFNFVERVEKMGVSIPIVPGIMPITNYSKLARFSDACGAEIPRWIRKQLEAYGDDVQSIQAFGEEVITQMCESLLEGGAPGLHFYTLNQADPSLAVWNNLKLPR; this is encoded by the coding sequence ATGTCTCAAGAACGCCGCTTCAGCTTCGAGTTCTTCCCTACCAAGACCGACGCTGGACATGAAAAGCTGCTGACCGTTGCTCGTCAGCTGGCTACGTACAACCCCGATTTTTTCTCCTGCACCTACGGTGCAGGTGGTTCTACCCGAGACCGCACGCTAAATACCGTGCTGGAGCTGGAGAACGAAGTGAAAGTACCCGCCGCGCCGCATCTGTCGTGCGTTGGCGACAGCAAGGACGATTTGCGCAGCCTGCTGGCCCAGTACAAGGATGCGGGCATCAAACGCATCGTGGCCCTGCGCGGCGACCTGCCTTCGGGCATGGGCATGGCCAGCGGTGAGCTGCGTCACGCCAATGACCTGGTGAAGTTCATTCGTGAAGAAACCGGCAGCCACTTCCATATCGAAGTCGCCGCCTACCCGGAAATGCACCCTCAAGCGCGCAATTTCGAGGACGATCTCAAGCACTTCGTCAACAAGGCCAACGCCGGTGCCGACAGTGCAATCACTCAGTACTTCTTCAACGCCGACAGTTATTTCAACTTTGTCGAGCGCGTCGAGAAGATGGGCGTGAGCATCCCGATCGTGCCGGGCATCATGCCGATCACCAATTACAGCAAGCTGGCGCGCTTCTCCGATGCCTGCGGTGCGGAAATTCCGCGCTGGATCCGCAAGCAGCTGGAAGCCTACGGCGATGATGTGCAAAGCATTCAGGCGTTTGGCGAAGAAGTGATCACGCAGATGTGCGAAAGCCTGCTTGAAGGCGGCGCACCGGGCCTGCACTTCTACACGCTGAACCAGGCCGATCCGAGCCTGGCGGTGTGGAACAACCTTAAATTGCCACGCTGA